The Thermocrinis ruber genome has a window encoding:
- a CDS encoding SPOR domain-containing protein yields MRRERLLILLGTLIALIFFYVGLNKWLESKPESAPPPVVVKPTPPQPASPQQEGKPKEEAKVEEKKQTPPPEPQKQKEDLIAQKIQEEKTKEVQKTQERKNLTAQKQETREEVAKREKQAEKPKGEVKEYVIQIGAFSSKENADRALEKAKSMGYRGEIVNEDNFYKVRVRVKTDDPKKVLAKLKATFGGAIIKQ; encoded by the coding sequence ATGAGAAGAGAAAGGCTATTGATCCTGTTGGGAACTCTAATAGCTTTGATATTCTTCTATGTAGGCTTGAATAAATGGCTTGAGAGCAAACCAGAGAGTGCACCACCACCTGTGGTAGTAAAACCCACTCCTCCACAGCCAGCTTCTCCACAACAAGAGGGAAAACCCAAGGAGGAGGCAAAGGTAGAGGAGAAAAAGCAAACTCCTCCACCTGAACCACAAAAACAGAAGGAAGACTTAATAGCTCAAAAGATACAAGAAGAGAAAACCAAAGAAGTTCAGAAAACCCAAGAGAGAAAAAACTTAACAGCTCAAAAGCAGGAAACTCGGGAGGAAGTAGCTAAACGGGAAAAGCAAGCGGAAAAACCAAAGGGAGAGGTTAAAGAGTATGTTATACAGATAGGAGCCTTTAGCTCAAAAGAAAATGCAGACAGAGCCTTAGAGAAGGCTAAAAGCATGGGCTACAGGGGTGAAATTGTGAACGAGGATAATTTTTATAAGGTGAGAGTAAGGGTAAAGACTGATGATCCAAAGAAGGTTTTAGCTAAGTTGAAGGCCACCTTTGGCGGTGCCATAATCAAGCAATGA
- a CDS encoding NuoB/complex I 20 kDa subunit family protein, with protein MASLNSNGFVLTTVDELLSWGRRNALWPVTIGLACCAIEMMHTAASRFDLDRLGVIFRASPRQADLLIVAGTVVNKVAPMLKLIWEQMPDPKWCISMGGCASAGGPFPTYSTLQGVDRIIPVDVYIPGCPPHPQGLIYGILQLQKKIKQMGVKKYDKAFEEFNREIQRQGLIPTEVQV; from the coding sequence ATGGCGAGCTTGAACTCAAACGGTTTTGTTTTGACTACGGTGGATGAACTTTTGAGCTGGGGAAGGAGAAACGCCCTTTGGCCTGTAACCATAGGGCTTGCCTGCTGTGCTATAGAGATGATGCACACTGCCGCCTCTCGCTTTGATTTAGATAGATTGGGAGTTATATTTAGGGCTTCTCCAAGGCAGGCGGACCTGCTGATAGTGGCGGGTACAGTTGTTAATAAGGTGGCGCCCATGCTAAAGCTCATATGGGAACAGATGCCAGACCCAAAGTGGTGTATATCCATGGGAGGTTGCGCGTCTGCGGGGGGACCATTCCCCACATATTCAACCCTTCAGGGAGTGGATAGGATAATCCCGGTGGATGTTTATATACCAGGTTGTCCTCCACATCCGCAGGGGCTCATATACGGCATACTTCAGCTTCAAAAGAAGATAAAACAGATGGGCGTTAAAAAGTATGACAAAGCCTTTGAGGAGTTCAACAGAGAGATACAAAGACAGGGGCTTATCCCTACCGAAGTCCAAGTTTGA
- a CDS encoding cysteine desulfurase family protein, which yields MFIKKLGKRVVYLDHIATTPVAQEVIEAMLPYFREHFGNPTSLHSFGQVAKKAINNAREKVAQLINANSPEEIIFTSGGIEANNLAIKGIAKAYEKKGRHIVSTEIEHHSVLHPLKTLEREGWEVTYLKPDKYGLIHPDQVREAVRNDTVLVSIGHSNREIGTIQNIKELVKAAKEKNPKVIFHTDACPTLGHYPVDLQDWGVDAASFTAHLMYGPKGVGALWTRKGVKVRPLIEGGTQERGVRAGTENVPGIVGFGAAAELAMKELEDRMTRLSYYRDKLKKAIEEKLDYIEFTGHPTQRLPHHLSLIVHLIEGEAMLLRLDLMGVETASGSACVSLALKQSHVLFAIGVPKEVANGSLVFSFGRDNTEEDVDYVAEEFPKTVKLLRELSPFTPENWEQYVKGKK from the coding sequence ATGTTTATAAAAAAGCTTGGCAAAAGGGTTGTTTATTTGGACCATATAGCCACAACGCCCGTAGCCCAAGAGGTTATAGAAGCAATGCTACCCTACTTTAGGGAACACTTTGGCAATCCTACCTCTTTGCACAGCTTTGGGCAAGTTGCCAAAAAGGCTATAAATAACGCAAGGGAAAAGGTCGCCCAACTTATAAATGCAAACTCCCCAGAGGAGATCATCTTTACCTCTGGTGGTATAGAAGCCAACAACTTGGCAATAAAGGGCATAGCCAAGGCATACGAAAAGAAGGGAAGGCACATAGTCTCCACCGAGATAGAGCACCACTCCGTCCTTCACCCACTGAAGACCTTGGAAAGGGAAGGATGGGAGGTAACTTATCTAAAGCCGGATAAGTATGGGCTCATCCATCCAGACCAGGTGAGGGAAGCAGTAAGAAACGACACGGTTTTAGTTAGCATAGGACACTCCAACAGAGAGATCGGCACCATCCAGAACATAAAGGAGCTTGTAAAGGCTGCAAAGGAAAAGAACCCTAAGGTAATATTCCATACGGATGCATGTCCTACCTTGGGACATTACCCGGTGGACCTGCAGGACTGGGGCGTGGATGCGGCGTCCTTTACTGCCCATCTCATGTATGGACCAAAGGGTGTGGGTGCCCTATGGACTAGGAAGGGTGTAAAGGTCAGACCTCTGATAGAGGGTGGCACCCAAGAGAGGGGAGTCCGGGCTGGCACCGAGAATGTGCCGGGCATTGTGGGCTTTGGTGCAGCGGCAGAGTTAGCCATGAAGGAGCTTGAGGACAGAATGACAAGGCTCTCTTACTACAGAGACAAGCTCAAAAAAGCCATTGAAGAGAAGCTTGATTACATAGAATTCACAGGACATCCCACCCAAAGACTGCCCCATCACCTTTCCCTGATCGTTCATCTCATAGAGGGAGAGGCAATGCTTTTAAGGTTAGACCTAATGGGAGTGGAAACCGCCTCCGGTTCCGCGTGCGTATCTTTGGCGCTTAAGCAGTCCCACGTGCTCTTTGCCATAGGAGTTCCCAAAGAGGTTGCCAACGGTTCCCTGGTCTTTAGCTTTGGAAGGGACAACACAGAAGAGGACGTAGATTATGTGGCGGAGGAGTTTCCCAAGACAGTAAAGCTCTTAAGGGAACTCTCTCCTTTCACTCCGGAGAATTGGGAGCAGTACGTGAAAGGTAAAAAGTGA
- a CDS encoding SPOR domain-containing protein, producing the protein MRFLLILIWFVFFLSCAPTTKEGQVKDWLYYYDLGMSALSAKNYSEAIANFFIATQKAPNEPKVWNALGIAYMEVFEYEKAESVFKRALEVDKKFTEARLNLGVMYFRKKDYEKALREIRTALADEAFPHKHIAFYYLARIYKALDNQNLYLENLRKATAYNPTFFEAQLELANAYEEMGDYRSALDVYRNLLNNGINTPQIELSMARLLFYTEDYENAKLFIKRLIENKQADASQKAKAYELLNQILVKEQERLISRKTASTQKEREKPKVEEKIQELPPKEEPISKEKLTNQTEPEMIKPERKTENKPAEAQKERVFRIQLGAFSSEESAKAWKEKIEKELGIKDLMIVEQLGIYRVLYGSFKSRAEAEAQIERLRNYNLYGFIVQD; encoded by the coding sequence ATGAGGTTTTTGTTAATCCTTATCTGGTTTGTCTTTTTTCTCTCCTGCGCACCCACCACAAAGGAAGGGCAGGTTAAAGACTGGCTTTACTACTATGACCTTGGCATGTCTGCCCTATCTGCAAAAAACTACTCAGAGGCAATAGCGAACTTTTTCATAGCCACTCAGAAGGCGCCAAATGAGCCAAAGGTCTGGAACGCTTTAGGCATTGCCTACATGGAGGTTTTTGAATATGAGAAGGCGGAGTCTGTCTTTAAGAGAGCCCTTGAGGTGGATAAAAAATTCACTGAAGCAAGGCTTAACTTAGGGGTGATGTATTTTAGAAAAAAAGACTATGAGAAGGCCTTGAGAGAAATAAGAACAGCCCTTGCAGATGAAGCCTTTCCTCACAAACACATAGCCTTTTACTATTTGGCAAGGATATACAAAGCCCTTGATAACCAGAACCTATACTTGGAGAATTTAAGAAAGGCAACTGCATACAACCCTACGTTCTTTGAGGCACAGTTAGAGTTGGCGAATGCCTACGAAGAGATGGGAGACTATAGGTCTGCCCTTGATGTGTATAGAAACCTTCTTAACAACGGTATAAATACACCTCAAATAGAACTAAGTATGGCGAGGCTTCTGTTTTATACAGAGGATTACGAGAATGCAAAGCTTTTCATAAAGAGGCTAATAGAAAACAAACAGGCGGATGCCAGTCAAAAAGCTAAGGCATACGAATTGCTCAATCAGATATTGGTCAAAGAGCAGGAGAGATTAATAAGCAGGAAAACGGCTTCTACCCAAAAGGAGAGGGAGAAACCCAAGGTGGAGGAAAAAATCCAAGAGTTACCTCCAAAAGAAGAGCCAATCAGTAAGGAAAAATTAACTAACCAAACAGAGCCAGAAATGATAAAGCCCGAAAGGAAAACGGAGAATAAACCTGCAGAAGCCCAAAAGGAGCGTGTCTTTAGGATCCAACTGGGTGCCTTTTCCTCGGAGGAGAGTGCTAAGGCATGGAAGGAAAAAATAGAGAAGGAATTGGGTATAAAGGACCTAATGATAGTGGAACAGCTCGGAATATACAGGGTTCTATATGGAAGTTTTAAGAGCAGGGCAGAGGCAGAGGCTCAGATTGAAAGACTAAGAAACTACAATCTTTATGGTTTCATTGTGCAAGACTGA
- the nuoD gene encoding NADH dehydrogenase (quinone) subunit D → MPWMNKVSADRIKQEFKDVEVEHTEHTTNLHVKKEKLLEFLSFLKNKEGYRHFIDLFCIDFPDRKERFQGVYILYNPDENERVIVKTWAKDGKLPSVQNLWACAKWAEREAYDMFGVEFEGHENLRRMFMWEGYPYFPLRKDFPLEGIPEVELPSLTELMHGRTDPPSHDYELLHTRIATLEDLERTEKARLQKKAQLVLNWGPLHPGTHGTIWFLFDLDGENVVQCDVILGQLHRGMEKIAENLYYFQFLPYTDRMDYISAICNELAYVSAVEKLLGVDVPEKARYIRTMFAELQRINSHLLWLGTGALDLGALTVFLYAFREREKIMDIIEGNAGYRLTSAFLRIGGVHYDLAEGTLDVVKAFIKDFPQRLKEYHQLLTRNRIWLRRTKDVGVITKEDVFNYGLTGPVARGSGVPYDIRKLEPYAAYDEVEFDVPVGEVGDVYDRYLVRMEEMVQSLRIVEQCVSKLEKLPKSAPYINKEHPAVMAPKEEVFRNLESMVKNFRIVVHGEKAPKGEVYVSGENPRGELGFYIYSIGDSKPYRLRIRSGALYNLSIFPKLIEGRTIADAIALLGSLDPVVGETDR, encoded by the coding sequence ATGCCCTGGATGAACAAGGTTTCCGCAGATAGGATCAAGCAAGAGTTCAAGGATGTAGAGGTAGAACACACTGAACATACCACTAACCTACATGTGAAAAAGGAAAAGCTTTTGGAGTTTCTTAGCTTTCTCAAAAACAAAGAGGGCTACAGGCACTTTATAGACCTTTTCTGCATAGATTTCCCCGATAGAAAGGAACGTTTTCAGGGAGTATACATACTCTACAACCCCGATGAGAACGAGAGGGTAATCGTAAAAACCTGGGCAAAGGATGGAAAGTTGCCCTCCGTTCAGAACTTATGGGCATGCGCCAAGTGGGCAGAAAGGGAAGCGTACGATATGTTTGGTGTGGAGTTTGAAGGACACGAGAACCTCCGGCGCATGTTCATGTGGGAGGGTTACCCTTACTTTCCTCTCCGAAAGGATTTTCCTCTGGAAGGTATTCCCGAAGTAGAACTGCCTTCTCTTACGGAGCTTATGCACGGAAGGACAGACCCACCCAGTCATGACTATGAGCTGCTGCATACCCGGATTGCCACCCTTGAGGACTTAGAAAGAACAGAAAAGGCAAGACTTCAGAAAAAAGCACAGCTTGTTTTAAACTGGGGACCCCTGCACCCGGGAACCCACGGTACCATATGGTTTTTGTTTGACTTGGATGGAGAGAATGTAGTTCAGTGTGATGTGATATTGGGACAGCTTCATCGGGGAATGGAGAAGATCGCAGAGAATCTCTACTACTTTCAGTTTCTGCCATACACAGACCGTATGGATTACATATCCGCCATCTGCAACGAGCTGGCTTATGTGAGCGCAGTAGAAAAGCTCTTGGGTGTGGATGTGCCCGAAAAGGCAAGGTATATAAGGACTATGTTTGCAGAACTGCAGAGGATAAACTCACACCTCCTTTGGCTTGGCACGGGTGCGTTGGACCTTGGGGCGCTGACGGTCTTTTTGTATGCCTTTAGGGAAAGGGAAAAGATCATGGACATCATAGAAGGAAACGCGGGCTACAGGCTAACTTCCGCCTTTTTGAGAATAGGTGGAGTCCATTATGACTTGGCGGAAGGAACGCTGGATGTGGTGAAGGCTTTTATCAAAGATTTTCCTCAAAGGTTAAAGGAATACCATCAGCTTCTTACAAGGAACAGAATATGGCTCAGAAGGACCAAGGATGTGGGAGTGATCACCAAGGAGGATGTTTTTAACTACGGTTTGACAGGACCAGTTGCCAGAGGTTCTGGTGTGCCCTACGACATAAGAAAGCTTGAGCCTTACGCAGCTTACGACGAGGTGGAGTTTGATGTGCCCGTGGGAGAGGTGGGAGATGTATATGACAGATACTTGGTGCGTATGGAGGAGATGGTTCAGAGCCTACGAATTGTAGAACAGTGCGTAAGCAAGCTGGAGAAACTTCCAAAGAGTGCCCCCTACATAAACAAAGAGCATCCCGCAGTTATGGCACCCAAGGAGGAAGTGTTCAGGAACTTAGAGAGCATGGTTAAAAACTTCAGGATAGTGGTGCATGGAGAGAAGGCTCCTAAGGGAGAGGTTTATGTTAGCGGGGAAAACCCAAGGGGAGAGTTGGGCTTTTACATATACTCCATCGGGGACTCAAAGCCCTACCGTCTTAGGATCAGGTCTGGTGCCCTTTATAACCTTTCCATCTTTCCCAAGCTCATTGAGGGCAGGACTATTGCAGATGCTATAGCCCTCTTGGGAAGCTTAGACCCAGTGGTGGGAGAAACGGACAGGTAG
- the kdsB gene encoding 3-deoxy-manno-octulosonate cytidylyltransferase, translating into MRKLIVIPSRLGSSRLKEKPLQVIKGKPLIRWVVEGCLRTGEDVILAVDSEKIAEVVKDLPVKVVFTPSDIPSGSDRVAHVVKDLDVDFVINYQGDEPFVYKEDVQRLFLALEESPVATLAVRDPDAYRDTSSVKVVLDKDQYALYFSRSPIPYLKQEDSFYPLKHVGIYAFRKDVLMDFVRWQPSHLERLESLEQLRLLENGIKIKVLLSQNYYHGVDTEEDLKLVEEKLTFYLSRTAPNSPE; encoded by the coding sequence ATGCGTAAGCTGATCGTTATTCCATCAAGGCTTGGCTCTTCAAGACTTAAGGAAAAGCCACTGCAGGTTATAAAGGGAAAACCGCTTATAAGGTGGGTGGTGGAAGGCTGTTTGAGAACTGGGGAGGATGTTATCCTTGCGGTGGATAGTGAAAAGATTGCAGAGGTGGTAAAGGACCTACCCGTTAAGGTAGTTTTCACTCCATCGGACATACCCTCCGGGAGCGACCGGGTTGCCCATGTGGTTAAAGACCTGGACGTGGATTTTGTTATAAACTACCAGGGGGATGAGCCCTTTGTCTATAAAGAAGATGTTCAAAGGCTATTTTTAGCCCTTGAAGAGAGCCCCGTGGCGACTTTGGCAGTTAGGGACCCGGACGCCTACAGGGACACATCCTCCGTGAAGGTGGTTCTGGACAAAGACCAATACGCCCTCTACTTTTCAAGGAGCCCTATTCCCTACCTAAAGCAGGAGGACAGCTTTTATCCTCTCAAGCATGTGGGCATATACGCCTTCAGAAAGGATGTTTTGATGGATTTTGTGCGCTGGCAACCTTCCCATTTGGAAAGGCTTGAGTCCCTTGAACAGCTCCGCCTCTTGGAGAATGGAATAAAGATAAAGGTCCTCCTCAGCCAAAATTACTATCACGGTGTAGATACAGAGGAGGACCTAAAGCTTGTGGAAGAAAAGCTCACTTTTTACCTTTCACGTACTGCTCCCAATTCTCCGGAGTGA
- the purD gene encoding phosphoribosylamine--glycine ligase codes for MKVLIVGNGGREHALYWKINQSPLVKEVFVAKGNGGIKGKRVPIDPTNVKELADFAQREGIDFTVVGPEAPLVEGIVDEFESRGLKIFGPSQRASMLEGSKVFAKRFMLKHGIPTANFEVFEDPDKAKRFVKDFGVPLVIKADGLAGGKGAVICKTEQSALETIDLFMNRGILGPAGKRVVIEEFLEGEEASYIVMVNGTEYVPLPTSQDHKRLLDGDKGPNTGGMGAYSPNPFVDAETEKAIRELIIERTLKALAQEGIYYRGFLYAGLMLTSRGPMVLEFNVRLGDPEAQPLLMRIKGDFLEKLLDFYEGKKVSLDIDERCSLCVVLASKGYPEKPEVGKEIHGLEDIKDEDVIIFHAGTELKDGKLITTGGRVLNVCAWGNSLKEAKEKAYKAVEKIHFEGMHYRKDIGDRALKFF; via the coding sequence GTGAAGGTTTTGATAGTTGGAAACGGAGGAAGAGAGCACGCCCTCTATTGGAAAATCAACCAAAGCCCTTTGGTTAAAGAGGTCTTTGTGGCAAAGGGAAACGGGGGTATTAAGGGAAAGAGGGTTCCCATAGACCCAACCAACGTTAAAGAGCTTGCGGACTTTGCCCAAAGGGAAGGCATAGACTTTACGGTGGTAGGTCCTGAAGCACCCCTCGTAGAGGGCATTGTGGATGAGTTTGAAAGCAGAGGACTAAAGATCTTTGGACCCTCCCAAAGGGCATCCATGCTGGAAGGTAGCAAGGTCTTTGCCAAAAGGTTTATGCTAAAGCATGGCATTCCCACCGCGAACTTTGAGGTCTTTGAGGACCCAGACAAGGCAAAGAGGTTTGTAAAGGATTTTGGTGTTCCTCTGGTGATAAAGGCGGACGGGCTTGCCGGTGGAAAGGGTGCGGTGATCTGTAAAACCGAGCAGTCTGCTTTGGAGACTATAGACCTGTTTATGAACAGGGGCATCTTAGGTCCCGCGGGCAAAAGGGTAGTTATAGAGGAGTTTTTGGAAGGAGAAGAGGCGTCTTACATAGTTATGGTAAATGGTACCGAGTACGTTCCACTTCCCACCTCTCAGGACCACAAAAGGCTCTTGGACGGAGACAAAGGACCCAACACGGGCGGAATGGGGGCATATTCACCCAATCCCTTCGTGGATGCAGAAACTGAAAAGGCAATAAGGGAGCTGATCATTGAAAGGACCTTAAAAGCCCTTGCCCAGGAGGGGATATACTACAGGGGCTTTTTGTACGCGGGCTTGATGCTAACCTCAAGGGGACCCATGGTTTTGGAGTTCAACGTAAGGCTCGGAGACCCAGAGGCACAGCCCCTCCTGATGAGAATAAAGGGGGACTTTTTGGAAAAGCTTTTAGACTTTTACGAAGGCAAAAAGGTAAGCTTGGACATAGACGAAAGGTGTTCCCTGTGTGTGGTGTTAGCAAGCAAAGGCTACCCAGAAAAGCCAGAGGTGGGCAAAGAGATACACGGTCTTGAGGACATCAAAGATGAGGATGTGATAATCTTCCACGCGGGCACGGAGCTAAAGGATGGAAAGCTCATCACTACGGGCGGAAGGGTTCTCAACGTCTGTGCGTGGGGCAACAGCTTAAAAGAGGCGAAGGAAAAGGCATACAAGGCGGTGGAAAAAATACACTTTGAGGGCATGCACTACAGAAAGGACATAGGAGACAGGGCTCTTAAGTTCTTTTAA
- a CDS encoding NAD(P)-dependent oxidoreductase: MSVGFIGLGSLGKTIAKRLIDQGVPLVVWNRTKEKALDLGVEIAQSPAELSKKVNTIFVMVFDSQASEEVIFGKEGLVQGDIKGKTIIDMTTNHYRYVEFAYQELKKLGAYYLDAPVLGSVIPAQKGELTILVAGEKEKFEEHKGLFEKFCRAIYYVGEVGNATKLKLINNIVLGGFMEILASAIALGERAGFDKELIINILNDGAGKSYILDVKKKKLLEEDFSTHFSVDLIYKDLHYAQDLVKDLNAFTFSLQNVKEAYGLARAMGLKDLDFSAVYKVFKRT, translated from the coding sequence ATGAGTGTGGGTTTTATAGGTCTTGGAAGCCTTGGAAAGACAATAGCCAAAAGGTTAATAGATCAGGGCGTTCCCCTTGTGGTTTGGAACAGAACAAAAGAGAAGGCTTTGGACTTGGGTGTGGAGATTGCCCAAAGTCCAGCAGAACTTAGCAAAAAGGTAAATACCATCTTTGTTATGGTCTTTGATTCACAGGCAAGCGAAGAGGTGATCTTTGGGAAGGAAGGCTTAGTGCAGGGAGACATAAAGGGGAAGACCATCATAGACATGACCACCAACCATTACAGATATGTGGAGTTTGCATACCAAGAGTTAAAAAAACTGGGTGCGTATTATCTGGATGCCCCCGTGCTTGGGAGCGTGATCCCCGCCCAAAAGGGAGAGCTAACCATACTGGTTGCCGGAGAAAAGGAGAAGTTTGAAGAGCACAAAGGTCTTTTTGAAAAGTTCTGCCGGGCTATCTACTATGTGGGAGAGGTGGGCAATGCCACAAAGCTAAAACTTATAAACAACATAGTTTTGGGTGGTTTTATGGAAATTTTGGCGTCCGCCATAGCTTTGGGTGAGAGGGCAGGCTTTGACAAAGAACTGATTATAAACATTCTCAACGACGGTGCGGGCAAGTCCTACATCCTTGACGTGAAAAAGAAAAAGCTCTTAGAAGAGGACTTTTCCACCCACTTTTCCGTGGATTTGATATACAAAGACCTTCACTATGCCCAAGATCTGGTAAAAGATCTAAACGCCTTTACTTTTAGCTTGCAGAATGTAAAGGAAGCTTACGGCTTGGCAAGGGCTATGGGACTAAAAGACTTGGACTTCTCCGCAGTTTATAAGGTTTTTAAAAGAACTTAA
- the argS gene encoding arginine--tRNA ligase, producing MKELIKEKLETLLREKYSLEGLNYTIEEPKDRHLGDLATNVCFLLSKHLKKPPHLLAEEIAKELSNEDFQAEPLRGFINFRFSEGRIKESFRELLSLASNYYFEDIGKGKRLQIEFVSANPTGPLHLGHGRGAVVGDALYRLLKAFGYDVVREYYINDAGYQVYLFGLSILYRVYELFGKEDQELKQKFEEEGYKGNYVKELAKDVKAFFGEEVLGWEKEQAIEKLGEYGVKRMLEDIKETLAFMGVEFDLWVSEKSLHQRGLVEKVIKLLEKKGYTYAQDGALWFKSSNFGDDKDRVLVRSDGTPTYFAGDIAYHYYKYERGFEEVINLWGADHWGYLPRLKGALKALGIPEDWLKVEFVQMVRLFSGGKEIRMSKRTGEFITLRELLEEVGVDAVRFIFLTKRSDTPLDFDIDLVKQNTAENPVFYVQYAHARVRGVFREVRQRFGVDPDKESLTEYVNHMKDQQGLELMKKLLFFKDTLKDAVLNLSPHLIVYDLLEIAKLFHNYYNHHRVMVEDKSVMMCRLSLLKGVEIGLKVGLNLIGVNAPERM from the coding sequence ATGAAAGAGCTTATAAAAGAAAAGCTGGAAACCCTCCTCAGAGAAAAGTATTCCCTTGAAGGCTTGAACTACACCATAGAAGAGCCAAAGGACCGCCATCTTGGAGACCTTGCTACAAATGTTTGCTTTTTACTATCAAAACACCTTAAAAAACCACCCCATCTCCTCGCAGAGGAAATTGCAAAGGAACTAAGCAACGAAGATTTTCAGGCGGAACCACTGAGGGGATTCATAAACTTTCGCTTCTCGGAAGGTCGGATAAAAGAGAGCTTTAGGGAACTTTTGAGCCTTGCTTCCAACTACTACTTTGAAGACATAGGAAAGGGTAAAAGGTTGCAGATTGAGTTTGTTAGTGCCAACCCTACGGGACCCTTGCATCTGGGACATGGCAGGGGTGCGGTGGTGGGAGACGCCCTATACAGGCTTCTAAAGGCTTTTGGCTATGATGTGGTGAGGGAATACTACATAAACGACGCAGGCTACCAGGTATATCTCTTTGGACTTTCTATCCTCTACAGGGTTTATGAGCTCTTTGGTAAAGAGGACCAAGAATTAAAGCAGAAGTTTGAAGAAGAGGGCTACAAGGGGAATTACGTCAAAGAGCTTGCCAAGGATGTTAAAGCCTTCTTTGGAGAAGAGGTGTTGGGCTGGGAGAAGGAACAGGCAATAGAGAAGTTAGGTGAGTATGGCGTAAAAAGGATGTTGGAGGATATAAAAGAAACCCTTGCCTTTATGGGCGTAGAATTTGACCTTTGGGTCAGCGAAAAGAGCCTCCACCAGAGGGGGCTTGTGGAAAAGGTCATAAAGCTCTTGGAAAAGAAGGGTTATACCTACGCCCAAGATGGTGCCCTTTGGTTCAAGAGTTCAAACTTTGGCGATGACAAGGACAGGGTTCTGGTAAGGTCCGATGGCACTCCCACCTACTTTGCGGGAGATATAGCCTACCATTATTACAAGTACGAGCGAGGTTTTGAAGAAGTTATAAACCTATGGGGAGCAGACCACTGGGGCTATCTCCCAAGATTGAAGGGAGCCCTAAAAGCCCTTGGCATACCGGAAGATTGGCTAAAGGTGGAATTTGTGCAGATGGTAAGGCTGTTCTCCGGTGGAAAGGAAATTAGGATGTCAAAGAGAACCGGTGAGTTTATAACCCTTAGGGAGCTTTTGGAAGAGGTTGGCGTTGATGCAGTTAGGTTCATCTTTCTAACAAAGCGCTCCGACACACCCCTTGATTTTGATATAGACCTTGTTAAACAAAACACCGCAGAAAACCCCGTCTTTTATGTGCAGTATGCCCACGCCCGCGTTAGGGGAGTTTTCAGGGAAGTGCGCCAGAGGTTTGGCGTAGATCCAGATAAAGAGAGTTTAACAGAATACGTAAATCACATGAAAGATCAGCAAGGTCTAGAGCTTATGAAAAAACTTCTCTTCTTTAAAGACACCCTTAAGGATGCGGTGCTCAACCTTTCCCCCCACCTAATCGTCTATGACCTTTTAGAAATCGCTAAGCTATTTCATAATTATTACAATCATCACAGGGTAATGGTAGAAGATAAAAGTGTTATGATGTGTAGGCTATCTCTTTTGAAAGGTGTTGAGATTGGCTTGAAGGTTGGTTTAAACTTAATAGGAGTGAATGCACCAGAGCGCATGTAG